The Marinobacter bohaiensis genome segment GAACGCTTTGAGCGAGAACCCCGGCCTGAGTCGGGGTTTTTGTTGTCGAAAAATTTTACATAGCTCAGTCATTTGTTTTGGAATGCACACGATTGCACAGCCAGGCGAATGCAGTAGACTTCGTAGTATCTGGAGTCCGATCCACCGGCGTCAGGGAAGATTCCGGTATGCGTATCGCAAAGGAGTCGACGTGGCACACGTCAGAATTTTCAGGCATTACATTCACATTCCGTTCGCAGTTCTGGGCCTGATCGATTTTCTGGTTCTGATTGGCGCGTTCTGTATTGCCGTTTTTTTCCGCTTTTTCGGCGACCTTCAGTTCTTTAACGAATCGCTGCCTTACATCTACCCGTCGGCCATTGTCTTCGCCGGCCTGAACCTGCTGCTGATGGTCGCCATGGGGGTGCACCAGTCCCGGCTCGAAGACGGCCTGTCGGGCATGATGCTGCGCACCATCCTGGCCCTGCTGCTGAGCATCCCGTTTTCGCTCACTGCCTATATGCTGAGCGAAAACTGGCTCTGGTATCTGGGGGGAGACGGCGTGATCAGCTCCGCCTCCGTCTTCGGCTTCTTCCTGCTGGGTATCGTGCGCACGCTCTACTTCACGATCGCCGGAGATGACACCTTCAAGCGCAAGGTATTGGTGCTGGGCGCCGGCTTCCGGGCCAAACAGCTGCTTGAGGATCTGCGAACCCCGTTCAACCGCAAGGGGTTCAACCTGGTCGGCTTCGTACCCATGGACGGCGAGAAAGTGGAGGTGCCGGCCAACTATCTGGTCAATGTGCCGGTGTCGCTGCATCGCTACATCCTGGGGAATCCGGTGCGGGAGATCGTGGTGTCGGTCGACGACCGCCGCAAGGGCTTGCCCATGGAAGACCTGCTCGAGTGCAAGATGGAAGGCGTTCATATCGTCGATGGCGCCGCCTTCTATGAGCGGGAATCCCGAAAGGTTGCCATGGAAATGATCACTCGGGGCTGGTTGGTGTTTTCCGATGGGTTCACCGTCTCGTCGGTATCCGGCCTGGGCAAGCGGGCACTGGATATCCTGGCGGCCGGCACCCTGCTGATCGCGTCGTCGCCGCTGATGCTGCTGACGGTCCTGGCGATCAAGCTGGAAGACGGCTGGAAGGCGCCGGTGCTGTACAGCCAGGAACGGGTCGGGCTCAACGGCCAGGTGTTCCGGGTTCACAAGTTTCGCTCCATGCGGACCGATGCCGAGAAGAACGGCGCGGTCTGGGCGCAAAAGAACGACACGCGGGTCACCAGGGTGGGCGCCTTTATCCGCAAGGTGCGCATCGATGAGCTGCCACAGATCTTTAACGTGCTGAACGGCACCATGGCCTTTGTGGGGCCAAGACCGGAGCGGCCGATGTTCGTCGAGCAGCTGGCCGAGAAGATTCCGTTCTATAACGAACGGCACCGGGTGAAGCCGGGCATAACCGGATGGGCGCAGCTTTGCTTCGCCTACGCGGATAACGAAGAAGACACTCGCGAAAAGCTTCGCTATGACCTTTATTACATAAAGAACCAGAGTCTTCTTCTGGATTTGCTGGTCATTATTCAGACCGTCGAAGTGATCCTCTTCAAGAAAGGATCACGGTAGACGCGACCAGGCCAAGGAACAGAACAACGCATGCAGTTTTCGGGGTCGGCCACGAAGGCCGGCTGCAATTTGCTTCCAGTAAATGTCGTGAGGACACGAGATGGCAAGGATGTATGTTGCTCTGGCGGTAGTTTTCTCCCTTCTCATTGCGGGTTGCGCCTCGCAGCCGGCGTCGTCGCCGCAAATGATCCAGCAGGCGCTGAACGTCAGTCACGAGGGCGTCGACCAGTACATTCTGGGGCCCAGTGATGTGGTTCAGGTCACGGTGTGGCGTAACGAGGACTTGAGCACCAGCGTGCCCATTCGCCCGGACGGCCGCATTTCCGTGCCCCTGGTCGGTGACATCATGGCCAGTGGCCGCACGCCCGAAGACCTGGCCGATTCCATCGAAGAGGAATTGTCCAGCTTTATCCGGGAGCCACAGGTGAGCGTAGTGGTGACCGGCATGAACAGCCACGAGTTCACCGACCGCGTGCGGATTACCGGGGCCGTGCAGCAGCCCATGTCGATGCCGTTCCGGGCGGGCATGACTGTGCTCGATGTGGTGCTCTCGGCCGGCGGCGCCAATCCTTTTGCCTCCCTCAACGACACCATGCTCTATCGGCCGCTGGGGAGTGAGGTGGTGGCGATTCCGGTCAAGCTCGACGACATCCTGACCGAGGGTGATATCGCGACAAACTACAAACTGCAGCCCGGCGACATCTTGACCGTGCCGGAACGCAGTTTCTGATCGCCGTCAGGGCGCTCTGTCGGCGCGCCCGTTATGGGGCGAAGCACTTGAGGCCGGGTCTTTATCGGAACGGCTTGGCACTTGAGATGAAACAGTCAGGTTAGTGATATGGCACTCCCACTTATCAAGTTACCCAGCGAAGTGCTGCGGGAAGTCCGGGCCCGGAAGTGGCTCGTCCTGCTGGCCTTCGCCATTGTCAGCTTCGGCGTACTGGCGGCCGGCTTCCTGTGGCCCTACCGTTACTCGTCGGAAGTTGTGATCTACGTGGACGACGAGAACATCATCCGGCCGCTCATGGAAGGCAGCGCGGTGACCACCGAAATCAACGAGCGGGCCTCCGCCGCGCAGGAGTTGTTGTGGAGCCGCGGGGTCATGGAGCGGGTGGCCGAGGACGTGGACACTTTCGGCCCCGAAGCCGCCGATCTGGATCCGGAGCAACTGGAATCGCGGGTCAACCGCCTGCGCGGCAACCTGCGCGTGCGGGCTCGCGGGGACAGCTATTTCAGCATTGGTTTCGTGTCGCAATCGCCGATTGAGGCCTATCGCGTGTCCCAGCGCCTGGGCCAGGCCTTTATCGAGGAGTCCGCCAGTCGCAAGCGGGCTGAGAGCCGCAGCGCCTACGAGTTCATCGACAGTCAGGTGAAAAGCTACGAGGGGCAGTTGGCCGGGTCGGAAGCCCGACTCAAGCAATTCCTGTCGGAAAACGTCGACGGCACCGAGGGCGAGGCCAACAACAAGATGGCCAACCTGCGCGGTAACCTGGAGCAGGCCGAACTGCAGAAACAGGAAATGGAAACCCGGGTGGCTTCTCTTGAGCAACAGCTATCGAGCGTCAACGCCACGCTGCGCCAGGAACAGACCCAGGACGAATACCAGCAGCGGATTTCGGCCCTGCAGCGGCAGCTCGATGCCCTGCGCCTGAGATACCACGATTCCTATCCCGATATCGTCATCCTGCAGGAGCAGATTGCCGAGCTCCGGCGCCAGCGCAACCGCGCGATGGCCAACGCCCAGAACGACACCCGCGCACCGCGTTCCGAGCAGACGGTCAACCCGCTTTACAAGGAACTGAGCACGTCGCTGGCCCAGGCGCGCACAGAGATCGAGACGATCAATACCCGCATTCGCTCGCTCAAGGGGCTGATCGACCAGCAGGCGAACCGCATGGAGCGGATCCAGGCCAATAAGGCGGAGTACTCCAAGCTCACCCGGGACATGGACGTCAATCGTCAGATCTACAACGACCTGTTGAAACGGCGCGAGAAGGCGCGGGTGTCGATGCACCTGGATATCGAAGGGCAGGGTCTGAACTACCGCATCAACGAGACCGCCCGTTTCCC includes the following:
- a CDS encoding TIGR03013 family XrtA/PEP-CTERM system glycosyltransferase; this encodes MAHVRIFRHYIHIPFAVLGLIDFLVLIGAFCIAVFFRFFGDLQFFNESLPYIYPSAIVFAGLNLLLMVAMGVHQSRLEDGLSGMMLRTILALLLSIPFSLTAYMLSENWLWYLGGDGVISSASVFGFFLLGIVRTLYFTIAGDDTFKRKVLVLGAGFRAKQLLEDLRTPFNRKGFNLVGFVPMDGEKVEVPANYLVNVPVSLHRYILGNPVREIVVSVDDRRKGLPMEDLLECKMEGVHIVDGAAFYERESRKVAMEMITRGWLVFSDGFTVSSVSGLGKRALDILAAGTLLIASSPLMLLTVLAIKLEDGWKAPVLYSQERVGLNGQVFRVHKFRSMRTDAEKNGAVWAQKNDTRVTRVGAFIRKVRIDELPQIFNVLNGTMAFVGPRPERPMFVEQLAEKIPFYNERHRVKPGITGWAQLCFAYADNEEDTREKLRYDLYYIKNQSLLLDLLVIIQTVEVILFKKGSR
- a CDS encoding XrtA/PEP-CTERM system exopolysaccharide export protein; this encodes MARMYVALAVVFSLLIAGCASQPASSPQMIQQALNVSHEGVDQYILGPSDVVQVTVWRNEDLSTSVPIRPDGRISVPLVGDIMASGRTPEDLADSIEEELSSFIREPQVSVVVTGMNSHEFTDRVRITGAVQQPMSMPFRAGMTVLDVVLSAGGANPFASLNDTMLYRPLGSEVVAIPVKLDDILTEGDIATNYKLQPGDILTVPERSF
- a CDS encoding XrtA system polysaccharide chain length determinant, whose translation is MALPLIKLPSEVLREVRARKWLVLLAFAIVSFGVLAAGFLWPYRYSSEVVIYVDDENIIRPLMEGSAVTTEINERASAAQELLWSRGVMERVAEDVDTFGPEAADLDPEQLESRVNRLRGNLRVRARGDSYFSIGFVSQSPIEAYRVSQRLGQAFIEESASRKRAESRSAYEFIDSQVKSYEGQLAGSEARLKQFLSENVDGTEGEANNKMANLRGNLEQAELQKQEMETRVASLEQQLSSVNATLRQEQTQDEYQQRISALQRQLDALRLRYHDSYPDIVILQEQIAELRRQRNRAMANAQNDTRAPRSEQTVNPLYKELSTSLAQARTEIETINTRIRSLKGLIDQQANRMERIQANKAEYSKLTRDMDVNRQIYNDLLKRREKARVSMHLDIEGQGLNYRINETARFPLRPEGPQFEQFAMAGLFLGLLAPLGAIAGLVQIDPRVRAKSQLEDDINLPVLIEIPNVRTPFEMRRDRRVTVTVILGCILIVAAYIGIAVASVMGVF